Below is a window of Trueperaceae bacterium DNA.
AGTCGTTGGGCGCTTTTTGGGCCTATACCTGGAAGGCGCCCCAGCTCTCTTATCAGGTTGAGTAAGGCAGGAGGATATTTCATTAAAGCAGCACTTTAAAAAAGGCCTGGCAGTCCACCTAGACCCCCCATAGCTGAGCCCATTTCTTGTTCTTGGAGCTCCTTAGACTTTCTTTGAGCATCACTTATGGCCGCTACTAACAAATCCTCAAGCAGTTCTAAATCATTGGTATCAACAGCACTAGGATCAATGTTTATCCCGGTAATATTTCCGTCCCCTGTAGCCTTGACGATAACTAGTCCACCTCCCGAAGAGCCTTCAGTCGTAAGATTAGAAAGTCGCTTCTGTACTTCAGCTACGCGTTCCTGTGCTTTCTGCGCTTCTTTCATAAGTTTTTGGATATTCATAATCGCCTCGAAACATATTCTACATTAGACTCCGGTCAAGTTAAGGCCTAAGGTTTCTTAGTCATATTTTCAACAAGGCCTTAGTTTAGTCTTAATTAGAATTATCTAGATTCGTTGAGTGTTGAGCGGATTCGGGGTCTGATGTTTGTTTACCCGGTTTCAGCCCAAGAAATTTTCCAGGAAATATTGCCTGAAGATTTTTGACGTATTCCCGCAACCCTTCGGTTAGGGGTAGGCCTCTAGATTCGTCCAAAGGACCTTTTAGGCGGTGCGCGTTTAGGGGGGGCGATTCAGCGATTTCAGTATCTATAGAATCACGGGAATCTGTTTTGGGCAAGCTATCAAAATGATTTTCTTGGAGAGTAGAGTCCTTAACATCGGAATCAGGACAGGCGTCTTCGGGTGCATTTACTAGGTCTACTTGCCTCGGGCTCGTAGATTGTGTCTTGCCACTTAGTAAAACGGGTGAAGTTTGAGCCCGGTTATTAGCCGGGCTCAAACTTTTTTTAAGATCTTTTCAGGCCCTGAGAGAGTGATGGAATATTCAGGTCCTGCTACTGAATGCACGAGTTGTTCTAATTCCCCAACCCTCTCAGTTATCCGATCATAATGGAAACGATGAGTCTCGGAGTAAAAGAGGGTAATGTTTTTGCTGGTTACCTCCGCTTTGGCTGGAATTAAAAACGCTTTTAACTGGGCTGCTGCCTCACCCTTTACCTTTTCCCAAATCCTTGCGGGAGAATTCGTGTTTTCTGTTTGAGAAAGAGGAGGTATGGTCGGGACCGGACTATTGTTAGATAAAGCGTGGTGGACTTCAGCAGCTGGGTCCACTGACTCCGGTAGGTTACTCTCAGAGGAAGATACTTGGGATAGCCCAGTGGCGGAATCAGTTAAAGGTAGCGGAGTGTTGCCCGTTAAGGCGTTAGCTGCTTTTATGAGGGCAACTTCGCAGGAGTACATGTCTTCGCTCTGCGTAAAACGGTAGTCCTCGTCGTCTAAAGCGTGAAGTAATCGTAGAAGGTCGTTAGGTGGGGTCGATAAAGAAAAGCCTTTCTCTCCCCAAGCCGAGTGGATAGCTTCTCTAATTATCTTGCCTAGGTTATGGCAAATGGTACGGGGTGAGTAACCATCACGATAAAGAAGGTCGGCCGTGACCATGGCTTTTTTGAGGTCGCCGTTAGTTATGTGGCTAGCGAGAGTCTCTAATAAATCGCGAGGTGGTAGGCCAAGTGCTTGTTCGGCAACTTCAATAGATATTTGTTTTCCCATCGCCAGCAACCGCTCTAACAAACTCTCAGCATCTCGCATAGCCCCATCGGCAGATCGGGATACGAGGTTAAGAGCCTGTTCCGAGGCTTGGATACCGGCCTCTGCGCAAAGACGGACAAGCTTAGACGTGATCTCAGGTTCGGACAACCGCCGAAAACGGAAATGTTGACAGCGGGAAACTATGGTCGCTGGTAACTTCTCTGGCTCTGTTGTCGCGAGTATGAACATTAGTCCAGGAGGAGGTTCTTCTAAAGTCTTCAGGAGAGCATTAGCAGCGGCCTTGCTAAGCATATGGGCTTCATCTAAAATCCATACTCTCGTGTGACCTAAAAGGGGAGTGAGGCCAATTTTTTCACGCAAATCACGTACGTCTTCTACGGAGTTATTGCTAGCTGCATCAAGCTCAGTTACATCCGGGTGGTTACCTGACTGAACTGAGAGGCAGCCGTCGCAGGTTCCACAAGGACCC
It encodes the following:
- the dnaX gene encoding DNA polymerase III, subunit gamma and tau; translation: MVAIYQHARPANFNQLIGQDHVRDVLAAATEKGRLGHAYLFSGPRGVGKTTTARLLAMAANCGTSIKTKGPCGTCDGCLSVQSGNHPDVTELDAASNNSVEDVRDLREKIGLTPLLGHTRVWILDEAHMLSKAAANALLKTLEEPPPGLMFILATTEPEKLPATIVSRCQHFRFRRLSEPEITSKLVRLCAEAGIQASEQALNLVSRSADGAMRDAESLLERLLAMGKQISIEVAEQALGLPPRDLLETLASHITNGDLKKAMVTADLLYRDGYSPRTICHNLGKIIREAIHSAWGEKGFSLSTPPNDLLRLLHALDDEDYRFTQSEDMYSCEVALIKAANALTGNTPLPLTDSATGLSQVSSSESNLPESVDPAAEVHHALSNNSPVPTIPPLSQTENTNSPARIWEKVKGEAAAQLKAFLIPAKAEVTSKNITLFYSETHRFHYDRITERVGELEQLVHSVAGPEYSITLSGPEKILKKV
- a CDS encoding YbaB/EbfC family nucleoid-associated protein, which gives rise to MNIQKLMKEAQKAQERVAEVQKRLSNLTTEGSSGGGLVIVKATGDGNITGINIDPSAVDTNDLELLEDLLVAAISDAQRKSKELQEQEMGSAMGGLGGLPGLF